The Papaver somniferum cultivar HN1 chromosome 3, ASM357369v1, whole genome shotgun sequence genome includes a region encoding these proteins:
- the LOC113361064 gene encoding uncharacterized protein LOC113361064 isoform X1: MAAAFPNQYLHPTSIHPCFSMSSSSRYKGLSSSSLLHPVKPCRLESIRTATDPNNHDTYEENVSINWNWVSSSFRFMEEQLIGRFVDQKSSPARNTTVDMNRLVDFLYEDIPHVFDDQGIDHTMYDENLRFRDPITKYDSIYGYLAYIFMLKNLFKPEIQLHYAKQTGPYEISTRWTAVMKLMTVPWKPRLVVTGTSIMHINPENHKFCSHVDIWDSIEQNEYFSIEGLMDVIEQLGISMNPDSESPHYQILKRTSDYEVRQYSPFVIIETEGGNELSSSTGYVQAFETYAQSEISTRSHFLPLDKDFSRSYNSEELTLKRIEEGFAVVSNFSGNPTEEIVIKQMKKLRCALLRDGLEPKETFLLARYKDSSGKYKMRNEVLIWLEEFRLD, encoded by the exons atGGCTGCCGCTTTTCCCAACCAATATTTGCATCCAACTTCCATCCATCCATGCTTTTCCATGAGTTCGAGTTCCAGATACAAGGGATTAAGCAGCAGCAGTCTACTACATCCTGTCAAACCTTGTAGGTTAGAATCCATAAGAACAGCTACTGATCCTAACAATCATGATACTTATGAAGAAAATGTTTCGATTAACTGGAATTGGGTCAGCTCATCGTTTAGATTCATGGAAGAGCAACTGATTGGAAGGTTCGTTGACCAAAAATCATCTCCGGCGAGGAACACGACCGTGGATATGAACCGGCTCGTTGACTTCTTGTACGAGGACATACCACATGTATTTGATGATCAAGGGATTGATCATACTATGTATGATGAAAATCTTCGATTTCGAGACCCGATCACAAAATATGACAGTATTTATGGCTATCTTGCTTATATTTTTATGTTGAAGAATCTTTTCAAGCCAGAGATTCAGTTGCACTATGCCAAACAG ACAGGACCTTATGAGATATCAACGAGGTGGACCGCAGTGATGAAGCTAATGACCGTACCTTGGAAACCTCGGCTAGTTGTAACAGGAACATCTATCATGCATATCAATCCGGAGAACCATAAATTCTGCAGTCATGTT GATATATGGGACTCCATAGAGCAAAATGAATATTTTTCAATAGAGGGATTGATGGATGTTATAGAACag CTAGGAATTTCCATGAACCCGGATTCAGAATCTCCACATTATCAAATACTAAAAAGAACTTCAGATTATGAG GTTCGACAGTACTCTCCCTTTGTTATCATAGAAACTGAAGGAGGAAATGAGCTCTCAAGTTCTACCGGATACGTTCAAGCATTCGAGACATATGCACAATCGGAAATATCCACCCGAAGTCATTTCCTGCCACTAGACAAAGATTTCAGCAG ATCCTACAACAGTGAAGAACTTACCTTGAAAAGGATTGAAGAAGGCTTTGCCGTGGTATCAAATTTCTCTGGAAATCCCACTGAGGAGATTGTTATCAAACAAATGAAGAAACTTCGTTGTGCGCTTCTAAGAGATGGTCTAGAACCTAAAGAAACTTTCTTGCTTGCTCGATACAAAGACTCAAGTGGCAAATATAAAATG AGGAATGAAGTGTTGATTTGGCTTGAGGAATTCAGATTGGATTAG
- the LOC113361064 gene encoding uncharacterized protein LOC113361064 isoform X2, translating into MKLMTVPWKPRLVVTGTSIMHINPENHKFCSHVDIWDSIEQNEYFSIEGLMDVIEQLGISMNPDSESPHYQILKRTSDYEVRQYSPFVIIETEGGNELSSSTGYVQAFETYAQSEISTRSHFLPLDKDFSRSYNSEELTLKRIEEGFAVVSNFSGNPTEEIVIKQMKKLRCALLRDGLEPKETFLLARYKDSSGKYKMRNEVLIWLEEFRLD; encoded by the exons ATGAAGCTAATGACCGTACCTTGGAAACCTCGGCTAGTTGTAACAGGAACATCTATCATGCATATCAATCCGGAGAACCATAAATTCTGCAGTCATGTT GATATATGGGACTCCATAGAGCAAAATGAATATTTTTCAATAGAGGGATTGATGGATGTTATAGAACag CTAGGAATTTCCATGAACCCGGATTCAGAATCTCCACATTATCAAATACTAAAAAGAACTTCAGATTATGAG GTTCGACAGTACTCTCCCTTTGTTATCATAGAAACTGAAGGAGGAAATGAGCTCTCAAGTTCTACCGGATACGTTCAAGCATTCGAGACATATGCACAATCGGAAATATCCACCCGAAGTCATTTCCTGCCACTAGACAAAGATTTCAGCAG ATCCTACAACAGTGAAGAACTTACCTTGAAAAGGATTGAAGAAGGCTTTGCCGTGGTATCAAATTTCTCTGGAAATCCCACTGAGGAGATTGTTATCAAACAAATGAAGAAACTTCGTTGTGCGCTTCTAAGAGATGGTCTAGAACCTAAAGAAACTTTCTTGCTTGCTCGATACAAAGACTCAAGTGGCAAATATAAAATG AGGAATGAAGTGTTGATTTGGCTTGAGGAATTCAGATTGGATTAG
- the LOC113355647 gene encoding heterogeneous nuclear ribonucleoprotein 1-like: MKASICSAIRESDVGETKVLEALIEAFSSEFSLREIASAYCKARRDPDKAAEILYDGQKLKNCSNAASAVITTQRETNSTSSSESLCESVDGKPNCANYWNSKASKTKQMSMGSVSGLISKGNVMPNTPAWGGVNRIWPLSETLGESVVTNWGADKGLNASKLKNPALSVGSVSGKCLICSRPACGPLGATKPLKLEMKDFQFDELTDDDVEDQMHTGQGRIFVGGLSPETNKHTLKDHFKKFGKVVETVIMKDKDTGSLRGFGYVLFSDSSVADKVLLERHVILGRLVGVEKAEPKPRFEHNNPCNQKGFNKKSNGNNGQFRTKKIFVGGLSPSLTEKEFKAYFEKFGRTTEVVIMHHSTKDRPRGFGFITFKSEEAVENVMQRRFHELDGKVLEVNRAVEKIMWKRFHELYGHNGGYDVRKDGGRGGSLAGGTNSSSMSGYGGPQLSGYASAGGTPVVSPRSPL; this comes from the exons ATGAAAGCATCTATCTGTAGTGCAATAAGGGAGTCTGATGTTGGGGAAACAAAAGTTCTGGAAGCCTTGATTGAGGCGTTTAGTTCAGAATTTTCTCTTAGGGAGATAGCTTCTGCGTATTGCAAGGCTCGCCGTGATCCAGATAAGGCTGCTGAAATTCTTTATGATGGTCAAAAGTTGAAGAACTGCTCTAATGCTGCATCTGCCGTTATTACCACTCAGCGTGAAACTAATTCTACATCGTCATCAGAATCTTTGTGTGAGAGTGTTGATGGCAAGCCAAATTGTGCAAATTATTGGAATTCTAAGGCATCAAAAACGAAACAGATGTCAATGGGTAGTGTTTCCGGCCTTATTAGTAAGGGGAATGTGATGCCTAACACACCTGCATGGGGGGGCGTTAACCGCATATGGCCTTTATCCGAAACCTTGGGTGAGAGTGTTGTTACAAATTGGGGTGCAGATAAGGGTTTGAATGCCTCTAAACTGAAAAACCCGGCCTTGTCAGTTGGTAGTGTTTCTGGTAAGTGTTTGATATGCAGCAGACCTGCATGTGGTCCCCTGGGAGCAACTAAACCATTGAAATTGGAGATGAAAGACTTTCAGTTTGATGAACTcacagatgatgatgttgaggacCAAATGCATACAG GACAAGGGAGGATTTTTGTGGGTGGACTCTCACCGGAAACCAATAAACATACTTTGAAAGATCATTTTAAGAAGTTTGGTAAAGTTGTGGAGACTGTGATTATGAAAGACAAGGATACGGGTAGTTTAAGAGGTTTCGGGTATGTTCTCTTCTCAGATTCATCTGTAGCTGATAAAGTTCTTTTAGAAAGACATGTCATTCTTGGAAGATTGGTTGGAGTGGAAAAAGCAGAGCCCAAACCCAGATTTGAACATAATAACCCTTGCAACCAAAAGGGTTTTAACAAGAAGAGTAATGGTAATAATGGTCAGTTTAGGACAAAGAAGATTTTCGTAGGTGGTTTATCTCCTAGCTTGACTGAGAAAGAATTTAAAGCTTATTTTGAGAAGTTTGGTAGAACTACTGAGGTTGTTATTATGCATCATTCTACAAAAGATAGACCTAGAGGTTTTGGCTTTATCACTTTTAAATCTgaggaagctgtagagaatgtaATGCAGCGGAGGTTTCATGAGTTGGATGGCAAAGTACTTGAGGTTAACAGAGCTGTAGAGAAGATAATGTGGAAGAGGTTTCATGAGTTGTATGGTCACAATGGTGGTTATGATGTGAGAAAGGATGGTGGAAGAGGAGGATCCCTTGCTGGTGGAACTAACTCATCGTCAATGTCAGGATATGGGGGACCCCAACTTTCAGGATATGCCTCTGCTGGAGGGACCCCAGTTGTGTCACCCAGGAGTCCACTATGA